One part of the Parasphingorhabdus sp. SCSIO 66989 genome encodes these proteins:
- a CDS encoding LOG family protein: MTKKDLQERRFRRASEDARTAEDVLVTPQTSDPAYLLAFRDTEFLLREELRPVRFQLELLKPEMLLDEANIGSTLVIYGSARIPEPAKAQAQLDAARTPQEKRVAEKLAEKAKYYDEARNLARLASECEQTEDGKRQFVVCSGGGPSIMEAANRGADDVGKESIGLNIVLPHEQAPNGYVTPHLSFQFHYFALRKMHFLLRARAVAAFPGGFGTLDEFFELLTLIQTGKMEPIPILLYGKDFWNRIVNFEALAEEGTISHRDLDLFHMVETAEEGWAIIRDFYDLDCD; this comes from the coding sequence ATGACAAAAAAGGATTTACAGGAACGCCGCTTCCGCCGCGCTTCCGAAGACGCCCGCACCGCTGAAGATGTACTGGTCACCCCGCAGACCAGCGACCCCGCCTATCTGCTGGCGTTTCGCGATACCGAGTTTCTGCTGCGCGAAGAATTGCGCCCGGTGCGCTTTCAGCTAGAACTGCTCAAGCCGGAGATGCTGCTCGATGAAGCCAATATCGGCTCGACATTGGTAATTTACGGCTCGGCGCGCATTCCCGAACCAGCCAAGGCGCAGGCGCAGCTTGACGCTGCGCGCACGCCGCAGGAAAAGCGCGTTGCCGAAAAGCTGGCGGAAAAAGCGAAATATTATGACGAGGCGCGCAATCTTGCCCGGCTCGCCAGCGAATGCGAACAGACCGAAGATGGCAAGCGCCAGTTCGTCGTTTGCTCCGGCGGTGGTCCGTCAATCATGGAAGCCGCCAATCGCGGCGCGGATGATGTTGGCAAGGAGTCCATCGGCCTCAATATCGTGTTGCCGCATGAACAGGCACCCAATGGCTATGTGACGCCGCACCTCTCCTTCCAGTTCCACTATTTCGCGCTGCGCAAGATGCACTTCCTGCTGCGCGCCCGCGCGGTTGCGGCCTTCCCCGGCGGTTTTGGAACGCTGGATGAGTTTTTCGAGCTGCTGACACTGATCCAGACCGGCAAGATGGAGCCGATTCCGATCCTGCTTTACGGCAAGGACTTCTGGAACCGGATCGTCAATTTCGAGGCACTGGCCGAGGAAGGCACAATCTCGCATCGCG
- a CDS encoding extensin family protein, producing MALVLVGAALLSGCSAIPIVGGRSNDAPARPGSASASSAPASRIATNAPTRQCHSALKKADVKFTPLPDRYMDGGCTQLGAVRMASLNLSRFLRGGGELAVANLGPVTCPMAERFAGWAQYGAARAARQILGSDLVRIETMGSYSCRRIAGSLRLSQHAHANAIDVSAFVLADGRRISVKQGWKGSRKEREFLRTVHKSACKRFGTVLGPEFNAAHKDHFHLDMAQNNGYCR from the coding sequence TTGGCACTCGTCCTAGTTGGGGCGGCTCTGCTCAGTGGTTGCAGCGCGATCCCAATAGTCGGTGGCCGAAGCAACGATGCCCCGGCACGCCCGGGCAGCGCTTCGGCATCATCCGCGCCTGCCAGCCGTATCGCCACAAACGCGCCGACGCGCCAATGCCATAGTGCCCTGAAAAAAGCGGATGTGAAATTCACCCCTCTGCCCGACCGCTATATGGACGGTGGCTGCACCCAATTGGGCGCGGTGCGGATGGCCAGTTTGAATCTCAGTCGCTTCTTGCGCGGCGGCGGCGAGTTGGCCGTCGCCAATCTGGGCCCGGTAACCTGCCCGATGGCGGAGCGCTTTGCCGGTTGGGCGCAATATGGAGCGGCCCGCGCGGCTCGGCAGATACTCGGCAGCGATTTGGTGCGCATCGAGACCATGGGCAGCTATAGCTGCCGCAGAATTGCCGGGAGCCTGCGCCTGTCGCAACATGCCCATGCCAATGCGATTGATGTGTCGGCCTTCGTCCTGGCCGATGGTCGGCGGATATCGGTGAAACAGGGCTGGAAGGGTTCGCGCAAGGAACGCGAATTCTTGCGCACAGTGCACAAAAGCGCCTGCAAACGCTTTGGCACCGTACTCGGCCCGGAATTCAATGCCGCGCACAAGGACCATTTCCATCTCGATATGGCGCAGAATAACGGATATTGCCGCTAA